A window of Candidatus Thermoplasmatota archaeon contains these coding sequences:
- a CDS encoding nucleotidyltransferase domain-containing protein encodes MLQKLFTSRTRVKLLTLFMMNPGREMYVREIARNVKENINAVRRELANLEEIDLLKSERRGNSKYYVVNKKMPIYNELASIILKTEGMAKVLQDSLSGLSVETAFIYGSFASGKAGVDSDIDTFIVGEINEEELIKEIREVEKRLSREINYVLFTAEEFERRKKRKDPFVLNVLKEPKSMLVGDLSDLR; translated from the coding sequence ATGCTTCAGAAGTTGTTCACATCTCGGACAAGAGTAAAGCTGCTCACATTATTCATGATGAATCCAGGAAGGGAGATGTATGTCAGGGAAATTGCAAGAAATGTCAAGGAGAATATAAATGCTGTTCGTAGAGAATTAGCGAATTTGGAGGAAATAGACTTGTTGAAGAGTGAAAGAAGAGGAAACTCGAAATATTATGTTGTAAACAAAAAAATGCCTATATACAACGAGTTAGCAAGTATCATTCTTAAGACAGAGGGAATGGCAAAAGTATTGCAGGATAGTTTATCAGGGCTGAGCGTAGAGACCGCTTTTATATACGGTTCTTTTGCAAGTGGCAAAGCAGGAGTAGATAGTGATATCGATACCTTCATAGTTGGGGAGATAAATGAAGAGGAACTTATAAAAGAAATAAGGGAAGTCGAGAAGAGACTATCTCGTGAGATAAATTATGTTCTGTTTACAGCGGAAGAATTTGAGAGGAGAAAAAAAAGGAAAGATCCTTTTGTCTTAAATGTGCTAAAAGAGCCAAAGAGTATGTTGGTAGGTGATCTGAGTGACCTTAGATGA
- the rfbC gene encoding dTDP-4-dehydrorhamnose 3,5-epimerase, with translation MPFEFERLDIPDVVLVKPRVFEDERGFFMETYKKGDFEKAGIDIDIIQENHSKSKYGVLRGLHFQKEPYTQSKLVRCIKGKIIDVAVDIRQNSPTFKKYASAELSEDNKLMLFIPKGFAHGFLVLSNEAEIIYKVDNVYAPDYESGLIWNDPDVNIQWPIDNPVLSKKDKKLPGLKELIKRKEIRDI, from the coding sequence ATGCCCTTCGAATTTGAAAGACTGGATATTCCTGACGTTGTGCTTGTTAAACCAAGAGTATTTGAGGATGAACGTGGCTTTTTCATGGAAACTTACAAAAAGGGAGATTTTGAAAAGGCTGGGATAGACATAGACATCATTCAGGAAAATCATTCAAAATCAAAATACGGAGTTTTGCGTGGCTTACATTTCCAGAAGGAGCCATATACTCAGAGTAAATTGGTCAGGTGCATAAAAGGAAAAATTATTGATGTTGCCGTTGACATAAGGCAGAACTCTCCTACATTCAAAAAATATGCATCTGCCGAGCTATCTGAGGATAACAAACTCATGCTCTTTATCCCAAAAGGATTCGCCCATGGATTTTTGGTTCTAAGCAATGAAGCAGAAATAATCTATAAAGTTGACAACGTCTATGCTCCTGATTATGAATCTGGATTGATCTGGAATGATCCCGATGTTAATATCCAGTGGCCCATTGATAATCCAGTTCTCTCAAAAAAAGACAAAAAATTGCCAGGCTTGAAAGAGCTAATCAAAAGAAAAGAGATAAGAGATATCTGA